The nucleotide sequence CGCCGTTGTCGAGGATTAGAGCGCTTCCGAAGGGATTTTGCTTGTCGGTTTTACCATGTCCTATAAAGTGTAAGATGCAGCATGACTTGAGTCTCTTGACTATATCATGAACGCCGTGGTATCGCGGGAAGTCATGAGAGTGGTACACCTGACAAACTACCTTGGCCTCATCTTCGGCGTGGTGGAGTGCCTGCTGACCCGGTGGCCTCGGTGCGGAAACTATGAGGGCCTTTTGCGACCGCAGTGTGCCAGCTAGGTGGTCACGACGCTGTTGTCTGGTACGGATGAGAACGTTGACGCACAGGCTGTACGAGGACACAACCCTGTCAAGGGGTGTCTCGGAATTGCGGCGGAGATGATGGCCCGCAGCGTGCAAGGGAAATCCGATCACTGAGCCGGTGGGAATCCACCAAATGTGTGGCATGGAGCCTAAGTTGCCAGTGCCAACGGGGGGGCCATGGTAGCCGAGGTAGTCCAACACAGGTAGGACGATGGTGTCCCAGAGCCAGCTGAGCGTCTCGACCGACTGTGGATCTGAGCTGCGGGCTTGGATGGATTGGATATCGAGGTTGGGCAGTTCAAGACTAGATACTTTGTCCGCCTGAATCACCAATGCATTGCAGCGGTGCGAGGTAACATTTAGTGCAACAATTGGTCCATCCTTTGCCGCATGCAGCATATCAGTCTCGGTTGCATGGCTCATGAAGCCCTCAAACATTGGCTTCTTGCGAATCGACTCAATCGCTCTGGTCAGCTTGTCCTCGTAGATCCGGCGGGCATATTGACACCTAAGCCCGACACGGTACCTGTGATTTTCGATATCTTCCACTGCCCTCAAAGCGCGCGCCATGGCACTGTTTTCGTCAAGAAAAGCGCGGCTTTTGGTGAATTGTTCTACCAGCTCAGGAGTAGACTCGCTCAAACTGGAAATGTCACCTCCGCGTAGATTGAGGAGTGAGCTTGACGGTACCGCTCGACCCGTCTCGAGTAGGGTCATGGCATAGGATGCGCTTTTATCGAAATGGAGAGCAGACGCTGCCGAATCTGAGCCGATGCCGAGAGCTTGACTAAGAATGCGCTGCTTGTCCTGGGTATTGAGAGAGTATGAGATCGATACTGGTACGAGCTTGGCATAAGTTTCAACTGCAGCCTCCGCACGATCGCGATCGCGGCTGTCGAACACGCCTGGCAGCGACAGAAACTCCCTCCCAGCTAGGATTCGGACGTGGACAAGAGCCCACCTTTGCGTCAAGGCGGTGAAGAACAGGTCTTGTGCCTGCCGAAGACTTTTTCCATCGCGGAGACGATGGAACCTAAAAAGGTGAACACGCGCAAGATTGTAGAGGAGGGTTGCCGTCTGGGGACTCGATTCTGGGCTTGTGTTGATTGCAGCCTCCAGTAACTCAATGGCTTCGTCGGTTTCTTGGCGCTGTCGGTTGGAGGTCGTACAACCATTGTCCAAGCGCACGGGTTGCCAGTTGCCCTGCTTCCGCTAAGTCCTCGCGATCACCTTCCCCGGAATATCGATCACCTAACAATGCGGCCAGATTGTTATGACGGCCTGGAAGGTCGTCGGAGGTGTCCGTGTTTTTGATGACTTCGCGCATCAGAACAATAGCCTCGTCGATATCGTCCTTGTTGCCGAGACGGAGGTATCTGACCCCGAGATAATTCTACATTAATAACCAAGATCAAGCCCAGTGCCTCATCGTCTCTCTGACCCGTCTGCCACTAACTGAGCTGCTCTGGCGTCACCGGTGCGAACATCTGCATTGTGCGGTAGGCGTCCCTCTTGGCTTCTGTGTTGTCGTGTCTTCCAGCTTCCTTGACAAAGCGTCGGCAGCCGCATTGTCGCTCCCCGGGCGGAAAGTGATGTGGAAGTTATAGCCTGAGAGCTCCTCGGCCCATGCTGCCTGTCTGATGTTCAGGATTTTCTTGGTACTGAAGTACTTTAACGCCTCGTGGTCGGATATAATAAGAAAGGGGTCTTTATGCTGCAAACCCCTTAGTTCCGCCGACCAGAACTGAATCGCCTTGACGACGGCCATCGACTCCTTGTCGTGAATGTGGTAGTTATGCTCCGCGCCCCTCAGAGTCTGCGACCAATAGCCCATTGGATGCCAATCTTGGTCCTTCTCCTGGAATTGAGAGAGTATACCCGCTATTACTCCCTGCGACGAGTCGGTCTCTAGTCTCGTCGGCTTGTGGTGGGAGAAGTGCTTCAACACCGGAGTACTCAGCATCCGGCGCTTAAGCTCTTCGAAGGCTGCCTCGCAATCGGGCGACCAATCCCACTCAGTGTCTTTTCTGGTCAATAGCGTCAATGGACGGGCGATTCGTCTATGTTCCCTAATAAAACGGCGGTAGAAGTTGCAAAACCCAAGGAAAGACTGCACTCCCTTCACGTTAGTAGGCCTCTCCCAGTTTCGCACCGCCTCGGTCTTCTTTGGGTTTACCTTGATCCCAGAAGTTGTAATCACGAACCCCAAGTACTCCGTGATTATGGTGTAAAACTCGCACTTCTCGATATCGGCCTGTAGCCCCGCGGCCCGCAGCCGATTCAACACCTTGAGGACATGCTCACGGTGTTACGTCTCGCTATCCGAATAGATTAGGATATCGTGGGTATAAGCGCTGCAGAAATCGTCGATATAATCTTGCAACGTTCGGTTAATAAATCTCTGCAAGGTGGCCGGGCCGTTATACAGGCCAAACGGTAACACTTTGTACTTGAATGCTCCTTGTCTCGTGCGGAAGGCCGTCAACGCCTCGCTCTCGGGATCCATCCTCACTCGGTTAAATGCCTAACGGATATCAATCTTTGGAAAGATCTTCGCCTTCGAAATTCTCCCCATCGTCTCATCAATCAACGGTAGCGGGTAGCAATCTTTGATCGTCTTCGCGTTTAGCTTACGGTAGTCCACGCAAAACCTCAGCGATCTATTTGCCTTTCGCACAAATAGGATAGCTGAAGCCCACGGTTCACCACTCGGTATAATCCATCCCTTCTGCAGCATCTTGATGACGTATTCCCTGCTAGCGTCCAGCTCTTCTGCCGATATCTTGTATAGCGGGCTGTAGCCGATATTCTTAGGTTTCTCTTGCGGCAGTAACTCGATCTTGTGATTAGTATTATGGCGGAATGGGGGCAGTCCGTCGGACTCAGTTTTGCTGAAGACGTCGAGATATTTGTAGTAACACTTTGGTAGCTCTCTCAACACCATTTCCCGTAGTTTCTCGTCGTCCTTTTCTAGCCCATTAACCTTCTTATCCTCCTCGATCCTCTTATACTCGATAACAGCATCCAACTCATCCAGCGTCAAGAATCCCGCTTCCCATCGCTCCGTCTTAACCATCATGTTATATGCTACTTCGCCAATCACTGCCCTGTCATTTTCCTCCCACTTCTCGGGCCTCCCTTCCTCGAAGAAACCCCCTTTCCTCTTCTTATCCGGCAGAGACCACGTCTCTCCCCTCAGAACCCGCTGCATCTTGCTGGCTTCCTCTGTTGAGCAGTCCGGCTTTGGCTCAGGAATGGATATCGCCTGCGGGGCGGCCTCCCGCGGCCTTCCCAGCTGCTTTTCCAATTCCTTGATGCGTTCTTTGATCAGCACATCATTCCTTCTACGCCGGTCTTCTTTCTCCAGTCATGCCTCAACTGCTGCGACCTGCGCATCCAGCTCCTTTTTCCACTTCTTTCTGTCCTTAGACCGATAACTCTGCCTTGGCGGCATACTATCGGGGAACAAGAGCCTTCGCCGCGAAGAGTCAATCAGCACATCGTATTGCTCAAAGAACTTCTTCCCCAGAATAACATCGTGCTTGGCGTCAATGACCAGCATCGGTTGCCGGGAGAATGTACGACCCTGTACCCTCAGGTCCCCTCTTAACGCTACATTAATAATATGTGAAGGCTTTCCGTCAAACCCTCCGATAGGCCGGGGTTTGCAATCCTCCAGCCTTTCCGATATCATACTTTTCCGCAACTTCTTCGCATAGGACACGCTAATAAACGTCTCCATTTGCTCCCGTGTCCACAAGACCGTTAGTAATATGAAAAGAAGTCTCATTAATACCTATGGAAATAGGTATCATAAAGGGTTTTCCTCCCAAGCGCTCCTCCAATAAGTCGGGAGTCGTTTTCTTTCCTACTATCGTCATTGTTGCCACATCCCCTGGATGGGAGTCCATATTATCCAGGGGGTTTAGTTTTCCTCCTTGGAGGAGTCGTCGCTCTGGTTCAGCTTCTCTTTattggaggggggtttggacTTGGACTTGGAAGCCTTCTGAGTGGAAGTCTTCTCCTACTCATCCTTATTATCCTTACCCCAGGTCTTCTATAGGTTAGCGATACGAGCCTCGCGCTCCTTATTATTGTCCTTAAACTTCTTCTTATCAGGTACCTTAATACAGTTTTTActaaattaatttttttCGCCGTAAAGCAAGTATTTTCCGGCCTCGTAGCGCTTacttacctttttttttaaaaagcttTTAGTTAGCCTTAGGACTACGGCTCCCTAATTAGCcactaaaggaagtaaaCCTATTATTACCGGAGTTATTACGCCGACCTTTATAGCGACTTTAGCTATTACCAGCgttattttctttctttgtATTCTAAACGTTAATAAATTCCTCAATTAAAGTGATCTCGGCGTTTAACTAAATAAAATTCTTAGAAATAACGGCGGgattaatatattaagctGTTAAAGCCTTTTATAACGAATCTAAAAAAATAACGGACCTTTTATttctattttaatttataataaccGATCTCTttagttaaatatataaaaatatttttaaaaataaagaattTAATAGGCTTCTCGAGTTTTACATCGTTAACGTCAGctaatattctttctttaaaattataatcgttatacttatattatattgATAGCTAGTAAGCTctaataggcctataatatagaacCTATACAGGGTTGCTGCaaaatacagcagtgcgcaagcaaaagcgggaggatacgacggcagtgccgaaggaaaGTAAAGCACTGTAATACAGTgaggtataaggaataaaaaTTGCTTTTATTGCCTTTTGACTTGGCTTTTGCCCTTGACTTTTACCTTACACTTTAGCcttaaggaaagaaagaaaaaaactaTTCTacagaaaagagaagaggttatatataggccttcgtaggcTTACTGTAGGTCCTGTAGGCCCTGGAAGCCCCTATACCActttagggtatttagtgggcttaaGTAAGTCTAGTAGAAACCTACGGAAATTTATCGAACCTTTAGTAGCAAGGGTGCCCTATAAATTACACCCTTGTGGCAACTAAGCACGTAAGCTTGCAGCTACTTTAGAAGGTTCTAGTATTTATTAACTAAGCTTCAAGCTATAGTAGCTCTGTAAGCCTTTAAAGGGATCCAAGTTAGAAAGTTCCGTTACTGTTTATAGTAATACTGCCCACTGTAATACCAATCTATAGGGCAGTAAATAAGGCACTTAATAGTACCTACACGTTaacatatatatattttattaatcGATTAgaataattaatttaaataaaattttcattacgtaaataaaaaattaaagcTTTAGAAATTTTATCGcaaatataacttttaatataagcGAATAAAGTACGATTGTTAACGAAATAAttatgtgacgaacccctatccagaatCTCTAAAAGGGACACTAGTTAAAAGcatttttaaataatcttagtttggtatagctaaatagtacaTAATAAATCGCTTGTTTTAATCACAGTAGTCGTAACATTATAACTAAGGCTTAatattgcatactgcggaactatctatttacaccagctagttcctccgtatatatagactttagGATCTTAAAGTACTCGCCTTACTACGGCCCTAATTACTTTTAGCACATTATATCCTGCAACGTACTCGTCGtactttacctttaattacccttaatattttatatcctATAGACTATTCGTGAGCTTTAgtactataatacttttgTCCGCCTAACTAATTTATTccttaacttccttaataattaGTTAGGGACGTTTTACGCCCTACATGTGGCGCAGCTTGTTGTTAGGTTAACTgtaataaattataattaattttttactttattaatgATTTAATAGCGTTATATTTCGAATGAAAAACAATCTTTACTATTCTTTTCGTTTGTAAATACTAAGGGacttaataatttaatactTTTCTTACCCTtttcgataatatttttcttataaataaaatatattatagagcGGTGTTTTTCCGTAATAAAAGTAAGCGAGGTACGGAAATAGTTTTACGGAAAAAGTAAAGAtcgtaaaaaataattaaattccgaaTAAAGTCCCCTAGTTTTAAAAAAATGTAATATAGTTTTAGTTTTATTACGTTCTTTATTTTTTCGGGTtaacttttaattttaattaacgaAAAGACATATGCCTTGTAAGCTTCGTAGttactactatatatatCGAATATCTCGATTTTAGCCCTAGTAAAGCggtccttgaccttctcTAAATTATCCTCGAGTTCCGTAACTCGGATATCGcattacttaattttatcctttaaattattaatttcTTCGTCTTTAAACGCTAACGTATTTTTTAAAGCCTCGACGTGTTTATCGGTTATTATATCTTATACGGCCCCCTTAAAGTATAACGCGGAGACCCAGTCGTGGATAATCTAAACCTTACTGTTAAGCAAGGTCAAGTAGTAGTACAGCTCCCGGATTTATTCGCTTATAATATAGGCCATCAAAGTACGCAGCTTGAATCCCTGCTACTTTTAGTGAGGGTGTTCCTTGACCAACTCGATCCACTTGTCTTCGTGGAGCACACCCTTGAATGCAATCGGGGTCTCATCCTTGTCGTGCTCGCGGATAGCTTGGAACGGAATGCTCGGACCCTCGTGGGAGACATATTGCTCGGCGAGGGATAAGAGTCGCTCGGTCTGGTCGGAAAGGACGGTATCGTAGGAGGTGTGATACCGAAGATCGTCGAGTCGCTGGGAGATCTCACGACGGAACACCGCGTAGGAGACCTCGGCGGCGGGTATGTCTTGTTCATTGCCGGCGGCGTCGACAACGGTTTGCattcaaccccaacccttcaTCCTGTGTAATCCTGTCCTTCACCAAGCCGTGACACGTCTTCCCTGCTCCACAGTAAACCCTGGATTGTAACAAATCACAGCTTGTGTTCACGGTATCCTgagtgtttacattgagacatcttgttgtgcactgtttagctgcaccgatcCATTATCTAGAAGTTCGCCTTCAACcggtatccctttcagaggttctggacagGGGATCGTCACACCTCGGCAACCCTCGGCCTTGATGAAGCTATTCCTGGAACACACGCACAGACCACTATTCCAGAACCTTCTATTGGGGCGCCAAAGCAACGACTGGGTTGATCTTGTCAAAATAGTCAACCGGCCCACTGTCAAGGAATTAATATCTTGGCAGTAGGACCTGGGCTACTGGGTCCGGCCTTTTCGAGCCACCTGGGCAACCCACCCTCGTACAACAACAGAATTGACACCTTTTTGGGACCCCATACCTGATTTGACAGATCTTATCTTGATTGTTTTTGTTGGAATACAGCACTTATTGTCACGGGTAACACAGTTTGACAGATTAATGACAACAGTATTCAGCTAAGCTACAGTCTGGGCTCTATTCCGTCGGGTACGGGCAGGCTCTATTGTCAAGACGTAGCTCAAAGAGCTACAAACAGGGCTCGCGGCAGCGAGATGCAAAATCTTCCTAGTCGCATTGGCCCGTGCTCTGCACGTGCCAAGCTCCATCAGTGGATCAACGATGGTCACGGTGCAACCGCCGGGACACTTTATTTTGTCCACCGCTTGACTGGGTACCCATCAGGAGCGCCGATGCCTGACCTCAAGGCCATGGCGGCCAGTCACATTATCCCAATGTCACGCAAACTTTGGGACCCGGGCATAAGACTACCTAGCTTCAGTCGTCGCGTACGAAAAACCATGGTCCACAGTCTCAGCAGCACGTGATGTATCACGTGATGACAAGTTAGGCAAGCTTCGTCAAACCTCCAGGCGACCTGCAGCCCTCAACTGATACACGACTGCCCCGCCACAACACATGAATTATACCAACTTGTCCACTGGCAAAAATGAACAGCATACCAACAGATATCCGAGATGCTGACGCGATAATCCGAGTATGTTCGTATCACCGACGCGACTTTGACCTCGTTGTCGTCCGTTCGCGCCCACACGACATGCAGTTGGTCCAGACATCTCTTCAGGCCGCCTTCGGGACATTGCCGACCGCTAAACTCGGGATCTTTAATCATCTCCCTGTGGAACTTATGTTTCTAGTACTCCGTAACCTCGACATTCGTTCTTTCTTCTACTTCCGTCAAATCAACCGGCAAGCTCGCGTCCTATCAACCGGACTTTACGAATATCAACTGGTCTCTAAGTATGGCCTGGAGGGCCTGCGAGGTTTATTGCGCGCCGGGCTTGCTCACTGCTTTACCATTGTCGACCTTTACCGGCCTCTTATAACGGATAAATGCTTAACctgtggtggttttggaggtTTCTTATTCCTCTTTACCGCTGAGAGATGTTGCTTCGACTGCCTCCAGTCTTCAGCCCACTATCGTGTCCTCCCTCCATCTACTTTCGCCAaacttatatatatatctctAAGTCGGCTCCTGCACCTATCGGGGCCAACTTTGCAGACCGTGCCTGGCACCTATAACATGATGGATATACCGGCCAGACGACCGAAGTATTTAATACTTGAAGAGAACGCCACACAAATGCTTCTTGCCGCTAAAGCCATCAGCCAAGACGCAACTCGAAATCTAAGAATCCGCAGAGAGCAGCCAGAACAACGCCTTATGGCAGCGACGGCATATCCGTGCTACAGTTTGGAGAATGCCAAACTCGAGCGTGGTGTCAGTTGCAAGGGCTGCCAAGTTCGTTTGGAACTCCTCCGCGGTGATTCGCATCGGCTTGCCCGAGACCGGACTTTTTCGATACAAGGCTTCTTATCTCACTTTACAGTATGTGTCGAAGCACAGCATATCTGGGCGGAGAGCGAAGATGGAACGCGGCCTGTCAATGAGCCAGAGCTCACTCGCCGCTGTGGTTATTTCACGCGGCTTGGCTCTGACGGGCTCCCTAGGTGACAGTTTGTGTTGAAATACAGTACttatttgtggattttacagtatgtttttgtttgtgtcTCCGAGTCCTCACAGCGGGCACCATCAATTGTAACGGGCTGAGCCCTGGCATGGACCTCGGCAACACTCGGCCCTGATGAAGCTATTCCCAGAACGCACAGACCACTACTCCAGAACACTTGCCAACACGCCCAGCCATATTAGAGGTTCATGTTGTCAaaccttctctttctcttttccttttcttcttcaagttAAATGTACTCGTAGAGTGGCCTAGCTAGATGCAAAAATACTACCTTGAGACCGTTACATAACCAAAAATACCGTTCTCTATCAGATCATCCACCATGTGATGGGGTTGCCCTCGGACTCTTGTCCATCGGCTCAAAAACGTACCTCGCCTCGCGCCCGGAAATCTCCATCAAGTACGAATTCGGTGCCTCGAACGGTCTACTTCTAGGGCCCCAACAGCGTTCCAAACAATTCAAGTTTTTCAAGTCAAAGTCAAGTCAAGTCAATTCAATTCAAGTTAAGGCGTTCTCAATTCAAGCTGGCCAGCCAGTCAACTTGAATTAAATTGAATAGACTTGTGTATGAGTAAGGGAACCCACTTATTTAACCCCTGGTCAAAATTCCGGGTTTCTTGCCAAAATTTTGCATAGGCCCAGCACCAACATCATTAAGATGACCGACCTTGATGACCGCTTTTCTGACGAttcgtcgtcggcgttgAGCCTGACGCCTAGCCAGTCGGTTAGTCAGTCTTTTGGCTCGTTCACAAACTTACCACACGCCGGCGGCGACGCGTTTTCTACTCTACGGCGAGCTCGAAGCGTGAAGGACCTCTCCGAAGAACACGCTCAGCGTGTAATTCAAGGCTTCAAGAAGTTCTTTGACGAAG is from Podospora pseudopauciseta strain CBS 411.78 chromosome 5 map unlocalized CBS411.78m_5.2, whole genome shotgun sequence and encodes:
- a CDS encoding uncharacterized protein (EggNog:ENOG503PBDQ), with the protein product MNSIPTDIRDADAIIRVCSYHRRDFDLVVVRSRPHDMQLVQTSLQAAFGTLPTAKLGIFNHLPVELMFLVLRNLDIRSFFYFRQINRQARVLSTGLYEYQLVSKYGLEGLRGLLRAGLAHCFTIVDLYRPLITDKCLTCGGFGGFLFLFTAERCCFDCLQSSAHYRVLPPSTFAKLIYISLSRLLHLSGPTLQTVPGTYNMMDIPARRPKYLILEENATQMLLAAKAISQDATRNLRIRREQPEQRLMAATAYPCYSLENAKLERGVSCKGCQVRLELLRGDSHRLARDRTFSIQGFLSHFTVCVEAQHIWAESEDGTRPVNEPELTRRCGYFTRLGSDGLPR
- a CDS encoding uncharacterized protein (COG:O; EggNog:ENOG503NY6D), producing MVRQETDEAIELLEAAINTSPESSPQTATLLYNLARVHLFRFHRLRDGKSLRQAQDLFFTALTQRWALVHVRILAGREFLSLPGVFDSRDRDRAEAAVETYAKLVPVSISYSLNTQDKQRILSQALGIGSDSAASALHFDKSASYAMTLLETGRAVPSSSLLNLRGGDISSLSESTPELVEQFTKSRAFLDENSAMARALRAVEDIENHRYRVGLRCQYARRIYEDKLTRAIESIRKKPMFEGFMSHATETDMLHAAKDGPIVALNVTSHRCNALVIQADKVSSLELPNLDIQSIQARSSDPQSVETLSWLWDTIVLPVLDYLGYHGPPVGTGNLGSMPHIWWIPTGSVIGFPLHAAGHHLRRNSETPLDRVVSSYSLCVNVLIRTRQQRRDHLAGTLRSQKALIVSAPRPPGQQALHHAEDEAKVVCQVYHSHDFPRYHGVHDIVKRLKSCCILHFIGHGKTDKQNPFGSALILDNGDELVINELVETALNSNPPFLAYLSACGTGRVGNETATDELHLAAAFQVAGFRHIIATLWDVDDQLCVYMAKNVYTSLETTELDDVSVRTALHGAVVALRDEWVQQEEEAGRGGTRGDRNLECARGHRERRHCGFHMYTLVLEAVHERRS